In Chaetodon trifascialis isolate fChaTrf1 chromosome 2, fChaTrf1.hap1, whole genome shotgun sequence, one DNA window encodes the following:
- the pla2g6 gene encoding 85/88 kDa calcium-independent phospholipase A2 isoform X1, with the protein MQFLGRLLDTVSSVSTLFTNPYRVRDVPLSDYAGGGKVMLKEEGRMVLYKNTQCQSWDCLLMCPEMPTVTLRLFQVASEEDAMNWFPQYALKLRPFYETLPLKAETAQPIVDCIRSHPDWSSAHIAVETGLRECLKHNHVQSQINARDASGQTPLHLACERGDSACVKELLEESQARTDIKDRSGETPMHCAAKQDSPAIIQVLCSRLCTGVNELNNNGETPLHVACRLGRMESVKALLAGGAKCDVIGGAGYPIHAAMKYSEKGCVEEILKADSGQLQAEDSLYGGTPLHWAKTAEMCRLLLEHGCAVNYLSKTGESPLHILTKRGRFEAAMVLLTHGANANLKGQDGNTALHLAMKMDHMELIKALIVFGADVEIHNDLGETPGLIAARTSKGPNRKILLDMLCSVGVQRCLPPSPGSPPPISNEAKPAGIGFEDIMYVGAAVSAMSRSKSEVDGPKMERKKMDSLLCLDGGGIKGLVLIQMLIALEREAGRPTRELFDWVAGTSTGGILALAIIHGKSMEYLRCLYFRMKEQVFKGSRPYESAPLEDFLKKEFGENTKMADVRYPRVMVTSVLADRHPGELHIFRNYNPPSVHREPPYATTATFKPLTIPQEQLVWRAARSSGAAPTYFRPMGRFLDGGLLANNPTLDAMSEVHQYNKALKAEGRVNEIKKLGVVVSLGTGKPPQVVVSSVDVFRPSNPLELAKSFVGAKELGKMLVDCCTDSDGCAVDRARAWCEMIDTIYHRLSPQLSQEVMLDEVSDAVLVNMLWETQMYLYEKREHLQALAKLLLDN; encoded by the exons ATGCAGTTCCTGGGCCGGCTGTTGGACACGGTGTCCTCCGTGTCAACCCTCTTCACCAACCCCTACCGGGTCAGGGATGTGCCGCTGTCGGACTACGCTGGAGGAGGCAAAGTGatgctgaaagaggagggaCGCATGGTCCTGTACAAGAACACCCAGTGCCAGTCTTGGGACTGTCTGCTGATGTGCCCTGAGATGCCCACTGTGACCCTGAG GCTGTTCCAGGTGGCGTCAGAGGAGGACGCCATGAACTGGTTTCCTCAGTATGCCCTCAAGCTTCGCCCCTTCTATGAGACGCTCCCATTGAAGGCCGAGACCGCCCAGCCAATCGTGGACTGCATCCGCAGCCACCCGGACTGGAGTTCAGCCCACATTGCCGTGGAGACAGGCCTGAGAGAGTGCCTCAAACACAACCATGTCCAGAG TCAGATCAATGCTCGGGATGCATCAGGTCAGACGCCGCTGCACCTGGCATGCGAGCGCGGCGACTCGGCGTGCgtgaaggagctgctggaggagagccAGGCTCGCACCGACATCAAAGACCGCAGCGGAGAGACGCCCATGCACTGTGCCGCCAAGCAGGACTCTCCTGCCATCATCCAG GTGCTGTGCTCGCGCTTGTGCACGGGGGTGAACGAGCTGAACAACAACGGGGAGACGCCGCTCCACGTGGCCTGCCGCCTGGGACGCATGGAGTCTGTCAAGGCTCTGTTGGCGGGTGGGGCCAAGTGTGATGTCATTGGTGGCGCTGGCTACCCCATCCACGCCGCCATGAAGTACAGTGAGAAGGG ctgtgtggaggagatCCTCAAGGCGGACTCGGGCCAGCTCCAGGCCGAGGACTCTTTGTATGGAGGGACGCCTCTGCACTGGGCCAAAACCGCTGAG ATGTGTCGTTTGCTGCTGGAACATGGCTGTGCAGTCAACTACCTCAGTAAGACTGGAGAGAGCCCCCTCCATATTCTGACCAAGAGGGGCCGCTTCGAGGCGGCCATGGTGCTGCTCACCCACGGAGCGAACGCCAACCTGAAGGGCCAGGATGGAAACACGGCCCTGCACCTGGCcatgaag ATGGACCACATGGAGCTGATCAAAGCTCTCATCGTGTTCGGGGCTGATGTGGAGATCCACAACGACCTGGGAGAAACACCTGGACTCATCGCTGCTCGCACCAGCaaag GTCCTAATAGAAAGATACTGCTGGACATGCTGTGTAGTGTAGGGGTCCAGCGGTGCCTCCCACCCTCCCCCGGCAGTCCTCCCCCCATCTCCAACGAGGCCAAGCCTGCAGGCATAG GGTTTGAGGACATCATGTATGTGGGGGCTGCAGTCAGTGCAATGAGCAGAAGCAAGTCTGAAGTGGACGGCCccaagatggagagaaagaa gaTGGACAGTCTTCTCTGCCTGGACGGTGGAGGTATTAAAGGCCTGGTGTTGATCCAGATGTTGATCGCTCTGGAGAGAGAGGCCGGTCGGCCCACCAGAGAGCTCTTCGACTGGGTGGCTGGCACCAGCACTGGCGGCATCTTGGCCCTCGCCATCATCCATg GGAAGTCCATGGAGTACCTGCGCTGCCTGTACTTCAGGATGAAGGAGCAGGTGTTCAAGGGCTCACGGCCTTATGAGTCAGCACCACTGGAGGACTTCCTGAAGAAAGAGTTTGGAGAGAACACCAAGATGGCAGATGTCCGATACCCCAG GGTGATGGTGACCAGTGTTCTAGCAGACAGACATCCAGGCGAGCTGCACATCTTCAGGAACTATAACCCCCCCTCCGTCCACAGAGAGCCCCCTTATGCTACCACTGCCACGTTCAAGCCCCTCACCATCCCACAGG AACAACTTGTGTGGCGAGCTGCACGCTCCAGCGGCGCTGCCCCAACGTACTTCCGACCAATGGGCCGCTTTCTGGATGGGGGGCTGCTGGCCAATAACCCAACGCTAGACGCCATGTCAGAAGTCCATCAGTACAATAAAGCCTTAAAAGCAGAG GGCCGTGTGAATGAAATCAAGAAGTTGGGTGTCGTGGTCTCCCTGGGGAcag gtaaACCTCCGCAGGTGGTGGTGAGCTCTGTGGATGTTTTCCGGCCCTCCAATCCTCTGGAGCTGGCCAAGAGCTTCGTAGGAGCCAAGGAGCTGGGCAAGATGCTGGTGGACTGC TGTACAGACTCTGATGGCTGTGCAGTGGACAGAGCCAGAGCCTGGTGTGAGATGATCGACACCATCTACCACAG ATTGAGTCCCCAGTTGTCTCAGGAGGTGATGCTGGACGAGGTGAGTGACGCGGTCCTGGTGAACATGCTGTGGGAAACCCAGATGTACCTGTACGAGAAGAGGGAACACCTGCAGGCCCTGgcgaagctgctgctggacaacTGA
- the pla2g6 gene encoding 85/88 kDa calcium-independent phospholipase A2 isoform X2, producing MSQVTMQFLGRLLDTVSSVSTLFTNPYRVRDVPLSDYAGGGKVMLKEEGRMVLYKNTQCQSWDCLLMCPEMPTVTLRLFQVASEEDAMNWFPQYALKLRPFYETLPLKAETAQPIVDCIRSHPDWSSAHIAVETGLRECLKHNHVQSQINARDASGQTPLHLACERGDSACVKELLEESQARTDIKDRSGETPMHCAAKQDSPAIIQVLCSRLCTGVNELNNNGETPLHVACRLGRMESVKALLAGGAKCDVIGGAGYPIHAAMKYSEKGCVEEILKADSGQLQAEDSLYGGTPLHWAKTAEMCRLLLEHGCAVNYLSKTGESPLHILTKRGRFEAAMVLLTHGANANLKGQDGNTALHLAMKMDHMELIKALIVFGADVEIHNDLGETPGLIAARTSKGPNRKILLDMLCSVGVQRCLPPSPGSPPPISNEAKPAGIGFEDIMYVGAAVSAMSRSKSEVDGPKMERKKMDSLLCLDGGGIKGLVLIQMLIALEREAGRPTRELFDWVAGTSTGGILALAIIHGKSMEYLRCLYFRMKEQVFKGSRPYESAPLEDFLKKEFGENTKMADVRYPRVMVTSVLADRHPGELHIFRNYNPPSVHREPPYATTATFKPLTIPQEQLVWRAARSSGAAPTYFRPMGRFLDGGLLANNPTLDAMSEVHQYNKALKAEGRVNEIKKLGVVVSLGTGKPPQVVVSSVDVFRPSNPLELAKSFVGAKELGKMLVDCCTDSDGCAVDRARAWCEMIDTIYHRLSPQLSQEVMLDEVSDAVLVNMLWETQMYLYEKREHLQALAKLLLDN from the exons ATGTCTCAGGTAACGATGCAGTTCCTGGGCCGGCTGTTGGACACGGTGTCCTCCGTGTCAACCCTCTTCACCAACCCCTACCGGGTCAGGGATGTGCCGCTGTCGGACTACGCTGGAGGAGGCAAAGTGatgctgaaagaggagggaCGCATGGTCCTGTACAAGAACACCCAGTGCCAGTCTTGGGACTGTCTGCTGATGTGCCCTGAGATGCCCACTGTGACCCTGAG GCTGTTCCAGGTGGCGTCAGAGGAGGACGCCATGAACTGGTTTCCTCAGTATGCCCTCAAGCTTCGCCCCTTCTATGAGACGCTCCCATTGAAGGCCGAGACCGCCCAGCCAATCGTGGACTGCATCCGCAGCCACCCGGACTGGAGTTCAGCCCACATTGCCGTGGAGACAGGCCTGAGAGAGTGCCTCAAACACAACCATGTCCAGAG TCAGATCAATGCTCGGGATGCATCAGGTCAGACGCCGCTGCACCTGGCATGCGAGCGCGGCGACTCGGCGTGCgtgaaggagctgctggaggagagccAGGCTCGCACCGACATCAAAGACCGCAGCGGAGAGACGCCCATGCACTGTGCCGCCAAGCAGGACTCTCCTGCCATCATCCAG GTGCTGTGCTCGCGCTTGTGCACGGGGGTGAACGAGCTGAACAACAACGGGGAGACGCCGCTCCACGTGGCCTGCCGCCTGGGACGCATGGAGTCTGTCAAGGCTCTGTTGGCGGGTGGGGCCAAGTGTGATGTCATTGGTGGCGCTGGCTACCCCATCCACGCCGCCATGAAGTACAGTGAGAAGGG ctgtgtggaggagatCCTCAAGGCGGACTCGGGCCAGCTCCAGGCCGAGGACTCTTTGTATGGAGGGACGCCTCTGCACTGGGCCAAAACCGCTGAG ATGTGTCGTTTGCTGCTGGAACATGGCTGTGCAGTCAACTACCTCAGTAAGACTGGAGAGAGCCCCCTCCATATTCTGACCAAGAGGGGCCGCTTCGAGGCGGCCATGGTGCTGCTCACCCACGGAGCGAACGCCAACCTGAAGGGCCAGGATGGAAACACGGCCCTGCACCTGGCcatgaag ATGGACCACATGGAGCTGATCAAAGCTCTCATCGTGTTCGGGGCTGATGTGGAGATCCACAACGACCTGGGAGAAACACCTGGACTCATCGCTGCTCGCACCAGCaaag GTCCTAATAGAAAGATACTGCTGGACATGCTGTGTAGTGTAGGGGTCCAGCGGTGCCTCCCACCCTCCCCCGGCAGTCCTCCCCCCATCTCCAACGAGGCCAAGCCTGCAGGCATAG GGTTTGAGGACATCATGTATGTGGGGGCTGCAGTCAGTGCAATGAGCAGAAGCAAGTCTGAAGTGGACGGCCccaagatggagagaaagaa gaTGGACAGTCTTCTCTGCCTGGACGGTGGAGGTATTAAAGGCCTGGTGTTGATCCAGATGTTGATCGCTCTGGAGAGAGAGGCCGGTCGGCCCACCAGAGAGCTCTTCGACTGGGTGGCTGGCACCAGCACTGGCGGCATCTTGGCCCTCGCCATCATCCATg GGAAGTCCATGGAGTACCTGCGCTGCCTGTACTTCAGGATGAAGGAGCAGGTGTTCAAGGGCTCACGGCCTTATGAGTCAGCACCACTGGAGGACTTCCTGAAGAAAGAGTTTGGAGAGAACACCAAGATGGCAGATGTCCGATACCCCAG GGTGATGGTGACCAGTGTTCTAGCAGACAGACATCCAGGCGAGCTGCACATCTTCAGGAACTATAACCCCCCCTCCGTCCACAGAGAGCCCCCTTATGCTACCACTGCCACGTTCAAGCCCCTCACCATCCCACAGG AACAACTTGTGTGGCGAGCTGCACGCTCCAGCGGCGCTGCCCCAACGTACTTCCGACCAATGGGCCGCTTTCTGGATGGGGGGCTGCTGGCCAATAACCCAACGCTAGACGCCATGTCAGAAGTCCATCAGTACAATAAAGCCTTAAAAGCAGAG GGCCGTGTGAATGAAATCAAGAAGTTGGGTGTCGTGGTCTCCCTGGGGAcag gtaaACCTCCGCAGGTGGTGGTGAGCTCTGTGGATGTTTTCCGGCCCTCCAATCCTCTGGAGCTGGCCAAGAGCTTCGTAGGAGCCAAGGAGCTGGGCAAGATGCTGGTGGACTGC TGTACAGACTCTGATGGCTGTGCAGTGGACAGAGCCAGAGCCTGGTGTGAGATGATCGACACCATCTACCACAG ATTGAGTCCCCAGTTGTCTCAGGAGGTGATGCTGGACGAGGTGAGTGACGCGGTCCTGGTGAACATGCTGTGGGAAACCCAGATGTACCTGTACGAGAAGAGGGAACACCTGCAGGCCCTGgcgaagctgctgctggacaacTGA
- the cbx6a gene encoding chromobox protein homolog 6a: MELSAAGDRIFAAEAILKRRVRKGQLEYLVKWKGWAMKHSTWEPEENILDDRLILGFEQKERERELHGPKKRGPKPKNFVMKARAQKRESSSRASKARQTASHSSSSTSSRAAPSSSASPHQLASSSSSSSTVAPSPKLNSLAATHKLKKDIHRCHRMSRRPLPRSDPLASTFSNPSGFPSRLHVSPFSETVRILNRRVKPREVKRGRIILNLKVIDKPGRGGTAAGGRSVTAGRQNIPSRNRIIGKKGEAPYRPFQPPLKMLGFPMYGTPFGLQCGGPLPFHSHPGSCSSTGARDTHSTSSQYQSPPSPSSSSGSEGNTNTSAAQSQPSTGASPSSEGPKSGTPHTETQKGQSAKPTAPTLSSDDPVASASPFLPSSPSSSLEDEGEDGGPDRSAPPDGGRKNPRPRRAKRPPPAAASSDTPVDQSSAPAEPKRVPAEGDPDWHPEMAPSCKDVVVTDVTTNLVTVTIKEFPSPASCPASPSASREDASSPPPSAPSDDPSPPKP; encoded by the exons ATGGAGCTGTCGGCGGCGGGAGATCGCATTTTCGCCGCGGAAGCCATACTGAAACGCCGCGTTCGTAAG GGACAACTTGAATACCTGGTAAAATGGAAAGGATGGGCGATGAA GCACAGCACTTGGGAGCCAGAGGAGAATATCCTGGATGATAGGCTGATCCTGGGCTTTGAGCAAAA GGAACGGGAAAGAGAGTTGCATGGGCCAAAGAAAAGGGGGCCAAAACCCAAAAACTTTGTCATGAAG gCTCGTGCTCAGAAAAGAGAGTCAAGCAGCCGAGCCTCAAAAGCCCGGCAGACTGCATCGCACTCCTCTTCGTCCACTTCCAGCCGGgcagctccttcctcctccGCCTCACCTCATCAGTTAGCatcttcgtcctcctcttcctcaaccGTGGCGCCCTCTCCTAAACTCAATTCCCTTGCAGCCACCCACAAGCTGAAGAAAGACATTCACCGTTGCCACCGCATGTCCAGGCGCCCTTTGCCCCGCTCTGACCCCTTGGCGTCCACCTTCTCCAACCCCAGCGGCTTCCCCTCCCGCCTGCATGTCTCCCCCTTCTCCGAGACCGTACGCATCCTCAACCGTAGAGTCAAGCCTCGGGAGGTCAAGAGAGGTCGGATCATCCTCAACCTGAAGGTCATCGATAAGCCGGGCCGGGGCGGCACCGCTGCAGGCGGCAGGAGTGTTACAGCGGGACGCCAAAACATCCCCTCCCGCAACCGCATCATTGGGAAGAAGGGGGAGGCGCCTTACAGACCTTTCCAGCCCCCTCTGAAGATGCTGGGGTTCCCGATGTATGGGACGCCATTCGGGCTGCAGTGCGGTGGCCCTCTGCCCTTTCACTCCCACCCAGGGTCTTGCTCCAGCACGGGGGCCAGGGACACCCACTCCACTTCCTCCCAGTACCAgtcacctccttctccttccaGCTCCAGCGGCTCTGAAGGAAACACCAACACCTCAGCTGCTCAGTCCCAGCCCTCCACTGGAGCCTCACCTTCCAGCGAGGGTCCCAAGTCCGGTACACCTCACACAGAGACGCAGAAGGGCCAGAGCGCCAAGCCAACTGCTCCCACCCTGTCCTCAGATGACCCCGTGGCATCAGCatctcccttcctcccctcctcaccctcttcTTCCTTGGAAGATGAAGGGGAGGACGGTGGCCCGGACCGCTCTGCGCCCCCTGACGGAGGCAGAAAGAATCCTCGCCCGCGCAGGGCTAAACGCCCGCCGCCCGCTGCAGCGTCTTCTGACACCCCTGTGGACCAGAGCTCTGCCCCCGCCGAACCCAAAAGGGTGCCTGCCGAGGGAGACCCCGACTGGCACCCTGAAATGGCTCCGAGCTGCAAGGATGTTGTGGTCACAGACGTCACCACCAACCTGGTCACCGTCACCATAAAAGAGTTCCCCTCGCCCGCCTCCTGCCCCGCCTCGCCCTCCGCTAGCCGCGAGGacgcctcctcccctccccccagcGCACCCTCTGACGACCCCTCCCCACCCAAGCCATAG